The following coding sequences are from one Diachasmimorpha longicaudata isolate KC_UGA_2023 chromosome 6, iyDiaLong2, whole genome shotgun sequence window:
- the LOC135163298 gene encoding carboxylic ester hydrolase-like, producing the protein MPNMWYKYVYLWSTCFIISSAKASLNEPIVHTKLGTIRGKWLRSVRNVDVAAFLGVPYAEPPIGSLRFENPRNWTGHWKQIHNAVEDGPPCVQPTNDGRIIGKEDCLYLNIYVPAIPYDSKLSVLVFIGGEDFITGSNNSTELAPDYLMDQGIIVVTVNYRLGILGFLSTGNEAGPGNYGVKDVFLALQWIQTNIEDFGGDINSVTLSGASAGAALAHHLVLSNRTEGLFHQLITHSGSALAPWAMHPARFARIRYLAVAVAMNCTTRDKIMDIAYMPTTHTLFEDIQQVTEDTKILECLRNSYAHDITEKLSLFDEWFGSPHGIFGPTLEPDSDGALITRNPRTIIANEEFRDIPWITGVVSDEGLLRAIELQSNNSLLEALAENLEEAIPIILEMEEVVADVSLFTEELMEFYFPEGFRPNRTDFFENITALLGDGLFYYWSYEGVVTQAEKMNSSVYSYVFSYQGTFSSTLENRISARLGVSHGDDINYLFPFLNSQLADLQLYNTIEDTTMINIMTEMISSFVKRGAPFAQLTPDWRPYQEDFRFMRLGMEERSPDISMERYFLPIRMDFWYRLMSNVSVPREQLFFELYEDDSAEDLAKEESTNAISGHPECISFPYIILLCTIYFLV; encoded by the exons ATGCCAAATATGTGGTACAAGTATGTATACCTGTGGTCAACTTGTTTCATCATATCTTCAGCAAAGGCATCGCTCAATGAGCCAATTGTTCACACAAAATTGGGTACTATTCGGGGTAAATGGCTGAGAAGTGTACGGAATGTCGATGTTGCTGCGTTTTTGGGTGTACCCTATGCAGAACCACCAATCGGATCGCTTCGTTTCGAG AATCCCCGGAATTGGACTGGTCATTGGAAACAAATTCATAATGCGGTTGAAGACGGCCCGCCCTGTGTTCAACCAACCAATGATGGTAGAATCATTGGAAAGGAGGACTGTctctatttaaatatttatgttcCTGCT ATTCCATATGACTCCAAACTCTCTGTCTTGGTGTTCATTGGCGGGGAGGATTTCATTACTGGTAGCAACAATAGCACAGAACTAGCGCCTGATTATCTTATGGATCAAGGCATCATCGTTGTAACTGTTAACTATCGCCTGGGAATTTTGG GTTTTCTGAGCACTGGTAATGAGGCAGGACCCGGTAATTACGGGGTTAAGGATGTATTCCTAGCGCTCCAATGGATACAGACCAACATTGAGGACTTTGGTGGCGATATAAATTCAGTGACACTCAGTGGAGCGAGTGCTGGTGCAGCACTGGCCCACCATCTTGTTCTGTCTAATCGTACCGAGGGTCTATTCCACCAGCTCATAACTCATTCAGGATCAGCACTTGCACCCTGGGCAATGCATCCAGCCCGATTCGCACGAATTAGGTATCTCGCTGTAGCTGTCGCGATGAATTGCACAACTAGAGACAAAATAATGGATATCGCTTACATGCCGACAACGCACACATTGTTTGAGGATATCCAGCAAGTTACGGAGGATACCAAAATCTTGGAATGTCTGAGAAATTCCTATGCCCACGACATAACTGAGAAGCTGTCCCTCTTT GACGAGTGGTTTGGCAGTCCCCATGGAATTTTTGGCCCTACCCTTGAGCCCGACTCTGACGGAGCGTTGATCACTAGAAATCCTAGAACGATCATAGCAAATGAGgaattccgagatattcccTGGATCACTGGTGTTGTCTCTGACGAAGGTCTCTTAAGGGCGATAG AGTTACAGTCTAACAACTCACTGCTAGAAGCTCTAGCAGAAAATCTCGAAGAAGCAATACCAATCATTCTCGAAATGGAGGAAGTCGTCGCCGATGTTTCTCTTTTTACTGAAGAGCTGATGGAGTTTTACTTTCCCGAAGGATTTCGGCCGAACAgaactgatttttttgaaaatattacaGCG CTCCTCGGTgatggtttattttattactgGTCTTACGAAGGAGTGGTAACACAAgcggaaaaaatgaattcaagtGTCTATTCGTATGTATTCTCCTATCAAGGAACGTTTTCGTCTACCTTAGAGAATAGAATATCAGCAAGATTGG GAGTATCTCATGGGGACGATATCaactatttatttccctttctAAATTCCCAGTTAGCCGATTTACAGCTGTATAACACAATTGAGGACACAACAATGATTAATATAATGACAGAGATGATATCTTCGTTCGTAAAAAGAGG TGCACCATTCGCCCAGCTAACACCGGATTGGAGGCCATATcaagaggatttccgattcaTGAGACTAGGAATGGAGGAGAGATCGCCGGATATTTCGATGGAGAGGTACTTCCTGCCGATCAGAATGGACTTCTGGTACCGTCTCATGAGCAACGTTTCCGTACCAAGGGAACAACTATTCTTTGAGCTCTACGAGGATGATAGTGCTGAGGATCTCGCCAAGGAGGAGTCAACCAATGCAATTTCCGGACACCCCGAATGCATTTCTTTTCCGTACATCATCCTTCTGTGTACTATTTATTTCCTCGTCTAG